The following proteins come from a genomic window of Gordonia westfalica:
- a CDS encoding TetR/AcrR family transcriptional regulator — protein sequence MAATATREAYLETGLTVLADSGYGSLKLAEVCKRLGVTTGSFYHFFKNWSDYTSQLIEHWYTSRTESEMSAARFEPDPQQRIDGLIEYGLALPHGAESAIRTWSAIDPAVRRVQEDADRARYDVVFDAVLELLDDRVIAHRYASWALYLLTGYEQTTLPKDVDALKWAARQITTDLSREVRRHRREQRAMAVEKSRADESRD from the coding sequence ATGGCAGCCACTGCAACGCGGGAAGCGTATCTGGAGACGGGACTGACAGTGCTCGCCGATTCGGGCTACGGGTCGTTGAAGCTCGCCGAGGTGTGCAAGCGGCTCGGGGTCACCACCGGGTCGTTTTATCACTTCTTCAAAAACTGGTCCGACTACACCTCACAACTCATCGAGCACTGGTACACGTCGCGGACCGAGAGCGAGATGTCGGCAGCCCGGTTCGAGCCCGACCCGCAACAACGGATCGACGGCCTCATCGAGTACGGCCTGGCTCTGCCGCACGGTGCCGAATCGGCGATCCGCACCTGGTCCGCGATCGATCCCGCCGTGCGCAGGGTCCAGGAGGACGCCGACCGCGCCCGCTACGACGTCGTGTTCGATGCGGTGCTCGAACTCCTTGACGACCGGGTCATCGCCCACCGGTACGCGAGCTGGGCGCTCTACCTTCTCACCGGCTATGAACAGACAACCCTGCCCAAGGACGTCGACGCCCTGAAATGGGCTGCCCGCCAAATCACCACAGATCTCAGCCGCGAAGTCCGCCGGCACCGCCGCGAACAGCGCGCGATGGCCGTCGAGAAGTCGCGCGCCGACGAGTCCCGCGACTGA
- a CDS encoding acyl-CoA carboxylase subunit beta has product MTADIIAPGPASADSATGDVFERVRAAHAAVLDDARPVEVDRQHRRGRYTARERVRMLTGGASFIEFGALAIPDSPDGAHAPGDGVVTGVGTIDGRPAAIAAFDFTVLGGSNGAVGMSKIERCVERALRDRIPLVLLCDGGGHRIQEGLDSRLAAVGSPMLQRLVDLSGLVPTVAVMLGPGFGLATNLAALCDFVVMVREISTMGMSSAPFVRAGTGEELTNEEIGGADVQTGYGTADLAADDEEEGIDAVRAYLSYLPSHAEGFGPRGSGRIPSTADRIDEIVPTSMRRAYDVRDVLDALADQDSVFEIRAAAAPNIVTSFIRVDGHAMGVVANQSLHLGGALDSPACEKAAHFIAVCDAFGLPLLLLVDLPGFLIGSDAEASQLGRRSGRLAYELAIATVPRYIVVMRKAYGAAYVAMGGGRSIDADLVLAWPTAEICAMPIESAVDIAYRRDIAAADDPEQRRTEVIASLREAVDPVRAAQGFGIDDVVFPSQTRALLADALARSASNGSGGRREPRVPGKRRSISPI; this is encoded by the coding sequence ATGACCGCCGACATCATCGCCCCCGGCCCCGCGTCCGCCGACAGCGCGACCGGGGACGTCTTCGAACGCGTTCGTGCCGCGCACGCCGCCGTCCTCGACGACGCCCGCCCCGTCGAGGTCGATCGGCAACACCGGCGCGGCCGGTACACGGCCCGGGAACGCGTGCGGATGCTCACCGGGGGTGCGTCTTTCATCGAGTTCGGCGCTCTCGCCATACCCGACTCCCCCGACGGTGCGCACGCTCCGGGAGACGGCGTCGTCACCGGCGTGGGCACGATCGACGGACGGCCCGCGGCCATCGCGGCGTTCGACTTCACGGTGCTCGGCGGCAGCAACGGCGCGGTGGGGATGTCCAAGATCGAGCGGTGCGTCGAGCGCGCGTTGCGCGACCGTATTCCGCTCGTCCTGCTGTGCGACGGTGGCGGGCACCGGATTCAGGAGGGGCTCGACTCGCGACTCGCGGCGGTCGGGTCACCGATGCTGCAGCGGCTCGTCGACCTCTCCGGGCTCGTACCCACGGTGGCGGTGATGCTCGGACCCGGATTCGGCCTCGCCACCAACCTCGCCGCACTGTGCGACTTCGTGGTGATGGTCCGGGAGATCTCCACCATGGGCATGTCCTCGGCCCCGTTCGTGCGCGCGGGAACCGGCGAGGAGCTCACCAACGAGGAGATCGGCGGAGCCGACGTCCAGACCGGCTACGGAACAGCAGATCTCGCTGCCGACGACGAAGAAGAGGGCATCGACGCCGTACGCGCCTACCTCAGTTACCTACCGTCTCACGCCGAGGGCTTCGGGCCGCGCGGCTCCGGCCGGATCCCGTCGACCGCGGATCGGATCGACGAGATCGTCCCGACCTCGATGCGGCGCGCCTACGATGTCCGCGACGTGCTCGACGCACTGGCCGACCAGGATTCGGTCTTCGAGATCCGCGCCGCGGCGGCACCCAACATCGTGACCAGCTTCATCCGTGTCGACGGGCATGCGATGGGCGTCGTCGCCAACCAGTCGCTGCATCTCGGTGGGGCCCTGGACAGTCCGGCCTGCGAGAAGGCCGCACACTTCATCGCGGTCTGCGATGCCTTCGGTCTGCCGCTCCTGCTCCTCGTCGACCTGCCCGGCTTCCTCATCGGTTCCGATGCCGAGGCCTCCCAGTTGGGCAGGCGCAGTGGACGTCTCGCCTACGAGCTCGCCATCGCCACCGTGCCGCGGTACATCGTCGTGATGCGAAAGGCGTACGGCGCGGCCTACGTCGCGATGGGCGGCGGCCGCAGCATCGACGCGGACCTCGTCCTGGCCTGGCCGACGGCCGAGATCTGCGCCATGCCCATCGAGAGCGCCGTCGACATCGCCTACCGGCGCGACATCGCTGCCGCCGACGACCCCGAACAGCGGCGGACAGAGGTGATCGCGTCGCTTCGCGAGGCGGTCGACCCGGTCCGCGCCGCGCAGGGCTTCGGTATCGACGACGTGGTGTTCCCCAGCCAGACGCGCGCACTGCTGGCCGACGCACTCGCCCGGTCGGCGTCGAACGGTTCGGGTGGGCGCCGTGAACCCCGGGTACCCGGCAAGCGACGGTCGATCTCCCCGATCTGA
- a CDS encoding spirocyclase AveC family protein: protein MAIDSAAKQAEDTAVPPLPRRGSTTFLAAVGIVWFLVCVNTIARWVTSDTEFSPAPKIGPDEMADWRLIALRVFEVISLLVLAAFIWFSVVQPIRKTGKLSLDGRFVIGGLICFVADAFLNVQEYLFAWNSENVNMGVWVKFLPFHNPEAPSRYAESLIWGPPMYVYFCAGVAIVACHHANKARRRWPNMSKVTLFTFVFIGEFLFDFIVENVVIRTTHAYSFAKTYEPLTLWAGTVHQFPIYESILVAAVGCVFTWMRMEAQDHPEGLSPIEVGLVHWRPALREPVRNFAVLGFCMVTLVFVYHLPFNWLGLIGTSIADLPSYLLPA from the coding sequence ATGGCGATCGACAGTGCGGCGAAACAGGCGGAGGACACCGCTGTGCCGCCACTGCCACGGCGCGGCTCGACAACCTTCCTTGCAGCCGTTGGGATCGTGTGGTTCCTGGTGTGCGTCAACACAATCGCACGCTGGGTCACCTCCGATACCGAGTTCTCCCCGGCGCCGAAGATCGGTCCGGACGAGATGGCCGACTGGCGCCTGATCGCGCTGCGGGTCTTCGAGGTGATCAGTCTCCTGGTGCTGGCCGCCTTCATCTGGTTCTCGGTGGTGCAACCGATCCGCAAGACCGGAAAGCTCAGCCTCGACGGACGATTCGTGATCGGCGGCCTGATCTGCTTCGTCGCCGACGCGTTCCTCAACGTGCAGGAGTACCTCTTCGCGTGGAACAGCGAGAACGTCAACATGGGCGTCTGGGTGAAATTCCTGCCCTTCCACAACCCCGAGGCGCCGAGTCGTTACGCGGAGTCCCTCATCTGGGGACCGCCGATGTATGTCTACTTCTGCGCCGGCGTCGCAATCGTCGCCTGCCATCACGCGAACAAGGCGCGCCGTCGCTGGCCGAACATGAGCAAGGTGACGCTCTTCACCTTCGTCTTCATCGGTGAGTTCCTCTTCGACTTCATCGTGGAGAACGTCGTCATCCGCACCACCCACGCCTACTCGTTCGCCAAAACCTATGAGCCGCTGACCCTCTGGGCCGGGACCGTACACCAGTTCCCGATCTACGAGTCCATCCTCGTGGCCGCTGTCGGGTGTGTGTTCACCTGGATGCGGATGGAAGCGCAGGATCATCCCGAGGGGCTGTCGCCCATCGAGGTCGGACTCGTGCACTGGCGCCCGGCGCTCCGGGAACCGGTGCGCAACTTCGCCGTCCTCGGCTTCTGCATGGTCACACTGGTCTTCGTGTACCACCTGCCGTTCAACTGGCTGGGACTCATCGGCACCTCGATCGCGGACCTGCCGAGTTACCTGTTGCCTGCGTGA
- a CDS encoding PEP-utilizing enzyme codes for MTPLTASVWVPASEMGLRSPFHAMGVLTGSDAGIPDDPLERITGAFFGRMAVRVDFLCRMGDLIPGQSGDALARDFFGFVPEDFVSSPSMRRLPAIAVSYPRMLATIVRRMRRDRSDIDAWWRQSIATIGTLGQDQVRSLLTEAVERFTHALELQAIVSAGAIQPVQEQITTLAERAGVDITDLLRGHGSHEESVVLADMWNVSRGEISLAEFLLRHGYHCAGEGETASTSWREDPAPVERLIASFAGMPDSESPQERAAALERAGAAAERTLFAGSGVGRMRTRLTLRLARLFIPLRGVGKVSYLQSLDVIRACARRLGADAVTDGVLDTPDDAFYLTAEELARALPDGVRSIVADRRARRLEYQSLKLPAAWVGNPEPERTPEPDAESGPAGTILSGVGASPGTVEGRAVVVTEPADAEVSDGDILIAHTTDPSWVSLMFLSEALVVDIGGMMSHAAVVAREMGVPCVMNTRTGTTTLTTGDRIRVDGASGTVEILVKAAEPRAEPVAAES; via the coding sequence ATGACCCCGCTGACCGCCAGCGTGTGGGTACCTGCCAGCGAGATGGGTCTCCGGTCGCCCTTCCATGCCATGGGGGTGCTGACCGGCAGCGACGCCGGGATCCCCGACGATCCGCTGGAGCGGATCACCGGCGCCTTCTTCGGCCGGATGGCGGTTCGGGTCGACTTCCTCTGCCGCATGGGAGATCTCATCCCCGGACAATCCGGTGACGCCCTGGCCCGCGACTTCTTCGGCTTCGTGCCCGAGGACTTCGTGAGTTCGCCGTCCATGCGGCGCCTGCCCGCCATCGCGGTCAGCTATCCGCGGATGCTGGCGACCATCGTGCGCCGGATGCGTCGGGACAGATCAGACATCGACGCCTGGTGGCGGCAGTCGATCGCCACGATCGGCACCCTCGGCCAGGACCAGGTCAGGTCCCTTCTCACCGAAGCGGTCGAACGGTTCACCCACGCACTGGAGTTGCAGGCGATCGTGAGTGCCGGCGCCATCCAACCCGTCCAGGAGCAGATCACCACGCTGGCCGAGAGGGCGGGCGTGGACATCACCGACCTGCTCCGCGGACACGGTTCGCACGAGGAATCGGTCGTTCTCGCCGACATGTGGAACGTGTCGCGAGGTGAGATCTCGCTCGCGGAATTCCTCCTCCGGCACGGGTATCACTGTGCGGGCGAGGGTGAGACGGCGTCGACGAGCTGGCGCGAGGACCCGGCGCCCGTCGAACGACTGATCGCCTCATTCGCCGGCATGCCGGACAGTGAGAGCCCGCAGGAGCGCGCCGCCGCGCTCGAACGGGCGGGTGCCGCCGCCGAGCGCACGTTGTTCGCCGGTAGCGGGGTGGGGCGGATGAGAACTCGACTGACGCTGCGGCTGGCTCGCCTGTTCATCCCGCTGCGCGGGGTCGGAAAGGTGAGTTACCTGCAGAGTCTCGACGTGATCCGGGCCTGCGCGCGCCGTCTGGGTGCCGACGCCGTCACCGACGGTGTCCTCGACACGCCTGACGACGCCTTCTATCTGACCGCGGAAGAACTGGCGAGAGCGCTGCCGGACGGCGTCCGGTCGATCGTCGCCGATCGTCGGGCGCGGCGCCTGGAGTACCAGTCGCTGAAACTGCCCGCCGCATGGGTCGGCAACCCCGAACCCGAGCGCACGCCAGAACCCGACGCCGAGTCCGGGCCGGCCGGAACCATCCTGTCCGGCGTCGGCGCATCCCCGGGGACCGTCGAGGGCCGGGCCGTCGTGGTGACCGAACCCGCCGACGCCGAGGTCTCCGACGGCGACATCCTGATCGCGCACACGACCGATCCGTCCTGGGTCTCCCTCATGTTCCTGTCCGAGGCGCTCGTCGTCGACATCGGCGGGATGATGAGCCATGCCGCGGTGGTCGCACGGGAGATGGGTGTTCCGTGTGTCATGAACACCAGGACGGGCACCACCACGCTGACCACAGGTGACCGGATCCGCGTCGACGGCGCGTCCGGGACGGTCGAGATCCTCGTCAAAGCCGCCGAGCCACGGGCCGAACCCGTTGCGGCGGAATCGTGA
- a CDS encoding IS1380 family transposase, with the protein MKVSHSFSATSALFDDDNLVSHAGLVPVMELARSTGVAALLAKRVDLGTTRVASAGANLEAKLLTVIAGLCCGADSIDDLGIVRSGGHRRLFDRVYAPATIGQTLREFTPGHARQLNAVMTRSLPAMCARAGLLPTNGARVFVDIDSLLRPVYGYQKTGASYGHAKIAGRELLRRGLSPLIATLSAPEYPPVIANAWLRAGRAASGAGAATMIAQTIATARRCGAAGEITVRADAAYGSAEVMATCQRLGATFSLVLRTNTAITRAISAIGEDAWTPVVYPGAVTDPDTGALISDAEIAETTYTVRPLSSHPITARLIVRRVKAHHPADTDTLMPAWRYHSFFTNTTDDTITADINHRAHAVIETVFADLIDGPLAHLPSGVFGANAAWLALTAISHNLMRTLAALTSSARLRAARGATLRRTLVAVPARLARPARTPILHLPRHWPWHHAFTTLWTAVNTP; encoded by the coding sequence GTGAAAGTATCACACAGCTTCTCGGCCACGTCCGCACTCTTTGACGACGACAATCTCGTGTCGCATGCCGGGCTGGTACCGGTGATGGAATTGGCGCGCTCGACCGGGGTGGCCGCGCTGCTGGCCAAACGGGTCGATCTGGGCACCACCCGGGTCGCCTCAGCCGGAGCCAACTTGGAAGCGAAACTGCTGACCGTGATCGCCGGGTTATGTTGCGGCGCGGACAGTATCGACGACCTCGGCATCGTCCGCAGCGGCGGGCACCGACGCTTGTTCGACCGCGTGTACGCCCCGGCCACGATCGGACAAACCCTGCGTGAGTTCACTCCCGGGCATGCCCGACAACTCAACGCCGTGATGACCCGCTCCCTGCCGGCGATGTGCGCCCGGGCAGGGTTGTTGCCCACTAACGGTGCCCGAGTGTTCGTCGATATCGATTCCCTGCTGCGTCCGGTCTATGGCTATCAGAAGACCGGCGCCTCCTACGGACACGCCAAGATCGCCGGACGTGAACTGCTGCGTCGGGGTCTGTCGCCGCTGATCGCCACCCTCAGCGCACCCGAGTACCCACCGGTGATCGCTAACGCCTGGCTGCGCGCCGGCCGCGCCGCCTCCGGTGCCGGGGCCGCAACGATGATCGCGCAAACCATCGCCACCGCCCGGCGTTGCGGGGCCGCCGGTGAGATCACCGTGCGCGCTGATGCGGCCTACGGATCAGCTGAGGTGATGGCTACCTGCCAACGCCTGGGAGCCACGTTCTCGCTGGTCCTACGGACCAACACCGCGATCACCCGCGCGATCTCAGCCATCGGCGAGGATGCCTGGACCCCAGTGGTCTATCCCGGGGCGGTCACCGACCCCGACACCGGCGCGTTGATCTCTGATGCCGAAATCGCCGAAACCACCTACACGGTCAGACCACTCTCGTCACACCCGATCACCGCCCGACTCATCGTGCGGCGAGTCAAAGCACACCACCCTGCCGACACCGACACCCTGATGCCGGCATGGCGGTATCACTCGTTTTTCACCAACACCACCGACGACACCATCACCGCCGACATCAATCACCGCGCCCACGCCGTCATCGAGACCGTGTTCGCCGACCTCATCGACGGACCACTGGCCCATCTACCCTCCGGCGTCTTCGGCGCCAACGCCGCCTGGCTGGCCCTGACCGCCATCAGCCACAACCTCATGCGCACCCTCGCCGCGCTCACCAGCTCGGCCAGACTGCGCGCCGCGCGCGGAGCGACACTACGACGCACCCTGGTCGCCGTACCCGCCCGACTGGCCCGACCAGCACGAACACCCATCCTGCACCTACCCCGACACTGGCCCTGGCACCACGCATTCACCACCCTGTGGACCGCGGTGAACACCCCCTGA
- a CDS encoding acetyl-CoA C-acetyltransferase, which yields MAEAYIVDATRTAVGKRGGGFADRHPADMAAHAIATLTGRHDFDPAEIDDVILGCLDNLGSQAGDIARTAALAAGLPESVPGVTIDRQCGSAQQAIHFAAQAVMSGTSDLIVAGGVQKMSQYPILCAFGAGEPYGSSDPWTGCEGWEQRYGTQEVSQFRAAEMIADKWGVSREDCEHYAFRSHQRALAAIDAGYFTREISEYAGVTTDEGPRRDTSLEKLAGLKPLSEGGKVTAGVASQISDASAALLIASEDAVNRFGFTPRARIHHMSVRGADPIMMLTAPIPATEHALKRTGLSIDDIDTFEVNEAFAPVVLAWLADTGADPAKVNPNGGAIALGHPIGCTGARLMTSMLHELERTGGRYGLQTMCEGGGQANVTIIERLGS from the coding sequence ATGGCCGAGGCATATATCGTCGACGCGACCCGTACGGCGGTCGGCAAACGAGGAGGCGGGTTCGCCGACCGGCACCCCGCGGACATGGCGGCCCACGCGATCGCCACACTGACCGGCCGGCACGACTTCGATCCGGCCGAGATCGACGACGTCATCCTGGGCTGCCTGGACAATCTCGGCTCGCAGGCAGGGGACATCGCCCGTACCGCGGCACTCGCGGCTGGTCTGCCCGAATCGGTCCCCGGCGTCACCATCGACCGTCAGTGCGGATCCGCGCAGCAGGCAATCCATTTCGCGGCGCAGGCCGTGATGAGCGGCACCAGCGACCTGATCGTCGCCGGTGGTGTGCAGAAGATGAGTCAGTACCCGATCCTCTGCGCTTTCGGCGCCGGTGAACCGTACGGCTCGTCAGACCCGTGGACCGGGTGCGAGGGCTGGGAACAGCGCTACGGAACGCAGGAGGTCTCACAGTTCCGTGCCGCCGAGATGATCGCCGACAAGTGGGGCGTCAGCCGCGAGGACTGCGAACACTACGCATTCCGCAGTCATCAGCGCGCCCTGGCCGCCATCGACGCCGGATACTTCACCCGTGAGATCTCCGAATACGCCGGTGTCACCACCGACGAGGGACCGCGCCGCGACACCAGCCTCGAGAAGCTCGCCGGACTGAAGCCGCTCTCCGAGGGCGGCAAGGTCACCGCCGGTGTCGCCAGCCAGATCTCCGACGCCTCTGCCGCGCTGCTCATCGCCTCCGAGGACGCCGTCAACCGCTTCGGATTCACCCCGCGTGCCCGGATCCATCACATGTCGGTGCGTGGTGCAGACCCGATCATGATGCTCACCGCCCCCATCCCGGCGACCGAGCACGCACTCAAGCGCACCGGCCTGAGCATCGACGACATCGACACCTTCGAGGTCAACGAGGCCTTCGCTCCCGTCGTGCTCGCCTGGCTGGCCGACACCGGAGCCGACCCCGCGAAGGTGAACCCCAACGGCGGCGCCATCGCGCTCGGCCACCCGATCGGTTGCACCGGAGCCCGGCTCATGACGTCGATGCTCCACGAACTCGAGCGCACCGGCGGTCGCTACGGCCTGCAGACCATGTGCGAAGGCGGCGGACAGGCCAACGTCACCATCATCGAACGGCTGGGATCATGA
- a CDS encoding phosphotransferase has product MSVGAKLNLVGQAARVVLHRGTEVMHGTRPLHPGEVPISVDDLTPEWLTAALCAHVEGAAVTDFRIGDGSSGTSDRRSLTVGYNRVGTDAGLPRELFTKTTPDIRTRLFTGLTNLFVGESQFYNRLRPELSIESPHGYFAAYDLRSCRSIIIMEDIARTRGAEFGSPQTLRVTRDQAHDMVNLMAAYHAAFWDDPRLDREFGFLQTSSDWQRHLDSMINTQAMVRRGLRRAESVLPESLLRQRDLIWPAFEASLELKSRPPLTLLHHDVHSKNWYVDGDGRMGLYDWQTIVKGTWAIDFAYALNCGLEIADRRAWFDELLGRYLDALAAGGVTPPTRSDAERAYREQSIHGLIFWLATIGAGRMQPDLHDETDCLVNIERLASAVVDAESLSALH; this is encoded by the coding sequence ATGTCGGTCGGAGCAAAGCTGAATCTCGTCGGTCAGGCAGCGCGGGTGGTGCTGCATCGGGGCACGGAGGTGATGCACGGGACACGCCCCCTGCACCCGGGCGAGGTCCCGATCAGCGTCGACGACCTGACCCCGGAGTGGCTGACCGCGGCGTTGTGTGCGCACGTCGAGGGCGCGGCGGTGACCGATTTCCGGATCGGCGACGGGTCGAGCGGCACCAGCGACCGTCGGAGCCTGACGGTGGGATACAACCGCGTCGGCACCGACGCCGGATTGCCGCGCGAGCTGTTCACCAAGACCACTCCGGACATCCGGACGAGGCTGTTCACCGGACTCACCAACCTGTTCGTCGGTGAGTCGCAGTTCTACAACCGGCTCCGACCCGAGCTGAGCATCGAGAGTCCGCACGGCTACTTCGCCGCATACGATCTCCGGTCGTGCCGGTCGATCATCATCATGGAGGACATCGCACGTACGCGCGGCGCCGAGTTCGGTTCACCCCAGACACTCCGCGTCACCCGGGACCAGGCGCATGACATGGTGAACCTGATGGCGGCGTATCACGCTGCGTTCTGGGATGATCCACGCCTCGACCGCGAGTTCGGTTTCCTGCAGACGAGTTCGGACTGGCAACGTCATCTCGACTCGATGATCAACACCCAGGCGATGGTGCGCCGCGGGCTACGCCGAGCCGAATCCGTGCTTCCCGAATCACTTCTGCGGCAACGGGACCTGATCTGGCCCGCGTTCGAGGCGTCCCTGGAACTGAAGTCCAGACCGCCGCTCACCCTCCTACATCACGACGTCCACTCGAAGAACTGGTACGTCGACGGCGACGGACGGATGGGCCTCTACGACTGGCAGACGATCGTCAAGGGCACCTGGGCCATCGACTTCGCCTACGCGCTCAACTGCGGTCTCGAGATCGCCGATCGACGGGCGTGGTTCGACGAACTGCTCGGTCGCTATCTGGACGCGCTCGCCGCCGGCGGGGTGACTCCGCCGACGCGATCCGACGCCGAGCGTGCCTACCGGGAGCAGTCGATACACGGCCTGATCTTCTGGCTGGCGACGATCGGCGCCGGGCGGATGCAGCCGGATCTCCACGACGAAACGGACTGCCTCGTCAACATAGAGCGCCTCGCGTCCGCAGTGGTCGACGCCGAATCACTCTCCGCGCTGCACTGA
- a CDS encoding TetR/AcrR family transcriptional regulator, which produces MVRTRGRQRTADETGEIPDEIYRATLKLMAQKPFSEISVAQILRGAQVSRATFYAYFSSRFAVLLGLLERAMDDIFQTVSPFLRRTADDPPEAALERSITDVTRAWRRHRVVLQAVNHHWPTEASLRDRWLEITGRFIEAGATEIERERESGVIVSTVPSRQLAATLFWGTERVLHIAGLGVDPDLPDEDAAVEPLVALWAGALYGHPH; this is translated from the coding sequence GTGGTGCGGACGCGCGGCCGGCAACGGACCGCGGACGAGACCGGCGAGATCCCCGATGAGATCTACCGCGCGACGCTGAAGTTGATGGCGCAGAAGCCTTTCAGCGAGATCAGTGTCGCGCAGATCCTGCGCGGCGCGCAGGTCTCCCGCGCGACCTTCTATGCGTACTTCTCGTCGCGCTTCGCCGTGCTGCTCGGCCTGCTCGAGCGCGCGATGGATGACATCTTCCAGACGGTGTCACCGTTCTTGCGGCGTACTGCCGACGACCCACCGGAAGCCGCCCTGGAACGGAGTATCACCGACGTCACCAGGGCGTGGCGTCGTCATCGGGTGGTTCTGCAGGCGGTGAACCACCACTGGCCGACCGAGGCGTCGTTGCGCGACCGGTGGCTGGAGATCACGGGACGGTTCATCGAGGCGGGCGCGACCGAGATCGAACGTGAGCGGGAGTCCGGTGTCATCGTGTCGACGGTCCCGAGCCGTCAGCTCGCGGCGACGCTGTTCTGGGGCACGGAGAGGGTTCTGCACATTGCCGGGCTCGGGGTGGATCCCGACCTACCGGACGAGGATGCGGCCGTCGAACCCCTGGTGGCGCTGTGGGCGGGCGCGCTCTACGGGCACCCGCACTGA
- a CDS encoding acyl-CoA dehydrogenase family protein: MKRTLYTEDHEAYRETVREFLRREVEPYKAQWDADRWIDRAVFARAAKAGIYALQIGEEFGGAGESDYRYRMIVCEETARINALSFNTTISLQDDLVLHYLLDLTDDEQKRRWLPGFAAGESIGALAMTEPGAGSDLRGIKTSARRDGDNWILNGQKTFISSGIMADLIVVAAQTDPEAGSRGFSLFVVEADDTPGFERGRKLDKIGLPAQDTAELFFADAVVPHANLLGEEGKGLPYLMSHLPRERLGVTAKAFAVTRAIHQKTVEYCRDRKAFGGSLTDLQHVRFELAEMKTEIDIVEAYVDKSVLAYNAGELTPIDAAEGKWFVSELQKRVIDRCLQLHGGYGYMTEYDVGRAYVDTRVQTIYGGTTEIMKEIIGRDLIASAE, translated from the coding sequence ATGAAACGCACCCTCTACACCGAGGATCACGAGGCATATCGCGAGACGGTCCGCGAGTTCCTGCGCCGGGAGGTCGAACCGTACAAAGCGCAGTGGGACGCCGACCGCTGGATCGACCGCGCGGTCTTCGCGCGAGCTGCGAAGGCCGGGATCTACGCCCTGCAGATCGGTGAGGAGTTCGGCGGCGCAGGCGAATCCGATTATCGCTACCGGATGATCGTGTGCGAGGAGACCGCACGGATCAACGCGCTGTCGTTCAACACGACCATCAGCCTGCAGGACGATCTCGTTCTGCACTACCTCCTGGATCTGACCGACGACGAACAGAAGCGGCGTTGGCTACCCGGATTCGCCGCCGGCGAGAGCATCGGCGCGCTGGCCATGACCGAGCCCGGGGCCGGCAGCGACCTGCGCGGCATCAAGACCTCGGCCCGGCGCGACGGCGACAACTGGATTCTCAACGGGCAGAAGACCTTCATCTCCAGCGGGATCATGGCAGACCTGATCGTCGTCGCCGCCCAGACCGACCCCGAGGCCGGTTCCCGCGGCTTCAGCCTGTTCGTCGTCGAGGCCGACGACACCCCGGGATTCGAACGTGGACGAAAACTCGACAAGATCGGGCTGCCCGCGCAGGACACCGCCGAACTCTTCTTCGCTGACGCCGTCGTACCCCATGCCAATCTGCTCGGCGAAGAGGGCAAGGGACTCCCGTACCTGATGAGCCATCTCCCGCGCGAGCGTCTCGGGGTGACGGCCAAGGCCTTCGCGGTCACCCGCGCCATCCACCAGAAGACGGTCGAGTACTGCCGTGACCGCAAGGCGTTCGGCGGTTCGCTGACCGACCTCCAGCATGTCCGGTTCGAGCTCGCCGAGATGAAGACGGAGATCGACATCGTCGAGGCCTACGTCGACAAATCGGTACTCGCCTACAACGCCGGCGAACTGACACCCATCGATGCCGCCGAGGGCAAATGGTTCGTCAGCGAACTGCAGAAGCGGGTCATCGACCGCTGCCTCCAACTACACGGCGGCTACGGCTACATGACCGAGTACGACGTCGGCCGCGCCTACGTCGACACCCGGGTCCAGACGATCTACGGCGGAACCACCGAGATCATGAAAGAGATCATCGGACGCGACCTCATCGCGTCGGCAGAATGA